A stretch of DNA from candidate division KSB1 bacterium:
CTCTTGACGTTTCCAAAAATCGAACGGTGCCCAACCGTTCGGTTCGCTTTGTCCGCTTTCCTCGAAATATCGTTTCAACAGGCCGGCTGTGTTCGAATAATTGGGAATAGATAAAAACAAATATCCGCCATCTTGCAGCACTCGCCGAAACTCTTTGGCTGCTTTCGGCATGTCAGGATAATGTTCAAAGCTGTCAAGGCAGAGGATAAAATCAACTGAACCAGAACGAATCGGCAAAAAATGCCCGTCGCTTTGAACAAAGCAGGCGTTCTCTTTTTTGATTTCAAAAACCGTTTTCTGTATAACGAGATCCAAACCGATATACGTTCCGTTTTCGAATATCGTCGACAACAATCCGCGTCCGCACCCCACATCGAGAATAATGCCGCTTTGCTCGTGGGGGATATTGAGCTGATGAAAGACCTTTCGCAAGAGATCGGTCTTAACCTGATTGTACTGGGTAATGAAAGGTGAGCTGACCAATGAGGCCTGCTCTTGATAAAATCGTTGAATCTGCTTTTGTTGAGTCATGTTTATTCTTTTTGATTACTTTTTCTAATGAAAAACAGCAGACTCTTCCAGCCCATCGCGCCGGTGATCTGTACAATGACCAGAAAAGTCAATGCACACGCCGCCATAGCCGGTAAAGCTGAAAGATGATGCGGATAAAGCAGCCTGCCGAGGCCATACATTATACAGGAAGCGACCGCTATTTTTAGGACGTAAAAAGCCAACTGCCTATAGATGAGCCGATAATCCAGCAGATAGAAGAAAGCATAAAAAAGAGCTGCAAGAAAAATGAGCCATTCGGTGATGACCGTCGCGGCCGAGGCACCCAGCGCCTGAAAACTGCGAATAAGGAAAAAGTTCATGACCAGATTAGCCGCCAATGCCGCCGTTTGAAAATAGACGATCATTTTTTGTTTGCCCGCGGCGCTATACAGGCTGACCATATAGATGTTGGTCATTTGCGCAAAGGCTCCCCAAACCAATATCTTTAAAAAAACAGCCGCTTCAGTAAAATCTTTACCGAAAATCAAAGTGATAAAGAACTGGGAAAAATGAAAAACGAAAGGAATCATGGGGATTGAAAAAAACAACAAAAACTTTAAGCCTTCGGCGAACAGCAAAGAGGATCGCTGATTATCCTTGATGTTTTCGGCCAATTGCGGCAGAAAGGCCGTTGCCAAAACTGTGGGGAGAATAGTAGCCAGGTTTAGGAACTTGAAGCCGGCGGAATACAAGCCGACCTGACTCATCGACGAAAGAGATGAGAGGAGGAGAATCGCAGTGTAATTGTAACATACTGCTAAAAAAACACTCAAGCCGAACGGCAAACCTCTCGCAAGAAACAGTTTGTTCTGTTTGTAGCGTAGTGAAATTGAAATAGGGAAGAACTTTTGATGCAGCAACAGCAGACAAAGAATGAATTTGCATATCTCCGCCGCCACGAAAGAGAGGAGAAACGTATGGATTCCAAAACCTTTGACCAACAAAAAGATCCCCAATGCAACGGAAATTCCTTTGTCAATGACGGTGGCCAAAGTTTCGAATTCCATTTTTTGAAATCCGCGAAAGACGGCAAAAAAGGCATTGGAAAAACCGGCAAATATCGCGGAAAAAGTGAAAATCAGCACGGCGTGCACAATCGTACCTTCAAGGTTGCTCAATTTCAAGTAAGACAGGACGATTAAGCCGGCCGGCAACACAAGAAAAATTTTAGTACCCAATACAGCGGCAAAGAGTTTGGCGGCGATGTTGCGATTCTTGGATACTTCTATCGTCAGAAAAGTGGACAAACCGAGATCGCTGAACAGGTTGAAGAAAAAACCAAGGATGCCGGCCAGATTATAAATGCCGTATCCGTCGCTTTTAAGGTAGCGTGCAACGAACGGTACCAGGAGGAAAGCCATGGCCGTATAGAGGATCTGGCTGATGCCGGTAAAACTGATGTTGCGGTAGAGTTGTCTCATAGAAAGCGGCTATGAGGTAAAAAAGCGGAAGAGCGATTTCCAACAGCAGCTTGGGGATACTTTTTGTTTCGGAGGATCTTTTGCTCGACGACCTGGAGACCGATCGCCATGCCGATCAACCGCCAATGCTGGAGCATAACTTCCAATAGGCGATAATCTGGTGCAGCGAAATGGTAGATGAGAATCCCCAAAAGTCCGCAAAGGACGGCGAATCCTATATTGTATACATACCAGTCATTAGAGCGCAGGAGTTTGAAGGCTTGAACAAGGGCAATTATATTAATAATGATAAAGATGAGGGCTGCCGGTATACCCTGTTCTGCCGCAATCAACAAGTATGCATTGTGAACGATGCGCAATCCTTGTATTTCTTCATCGGCATTGTAGCGATAATTGTCCAATCCGACACCGATTAAAGGATTTTCCCGAATGATCCTCAAAGCGTCACGCGCCAAACCGAGGCGGCTGTGCTTTTTTTCACCGACCAGACTCTCCTGATAATCGTCCATACGGGCCGAAATGACGTCACCGTATTTCCAGGCCATAATAATAAGAAAAAAGATTCCAGAGACTATAAAGAAGGATTTTTGTCTTCTTGTGAGCTTTTTTTGCTTTAATTCATAAAGAGCCATGAAAGTCATCGTAAGAACAAATGCTAACCAGGCGGCTCGAGTGTAAGTTGCAAAAAGAGAACCAAGAGCAAGAACGGCGACGATAGTCCATAAATACTTGACAGCCCTCTTTAAAAACAATGCAAATCGTAAACATAAAGGCAGCAAGGTAATCAGGTAAGCCCCAAATGCGTTAGCAACACCAATCGTCCCATTTACACGCCAATCCTTTGTGATCTCGAAAAAGGGTAATTGAATCGGTCCGACTTGCCATTGCCAGAAACCGATAAAACTTTGAAAGGCAAGTCCTGCTAAAAGTCCATTTGATAAAAAATAAGCTTCTTTGCTCAAAGAAAGACGGGTCATTATGACATATCCTGCAAGCAGGGACCTAATGAAATGTACCAAACGAAATCGAAATTGTGCCGGTTCAACCGCTATTAATTCACCCGTTAGAGCAAGGAGTATATAAAGAACAAGAGATATTTTGACGGTTAAAGAAATCCATCTAATTTTCATATTGATCGTTTGATCCTTCTTGATCAACAGCAAAAGGTAAAGAGGGATATCCATCGGCATGAGCACATCGGCGCCGCGGGCGGTGCCGTCGGACAAAACTCCTAAAACGGCAGTTACTCCCTGGTTTATGGACAAAAAAAATCCCAGCAATGCAAAAAGCCATGCGCTCATAAACAATTCATCTTTTGAAAGCGTTCAGCATCGTCTTCGTTACAATACAATAGTCAACTTTGACCATCTATTGCGGGTTTTCGGCGAAAAAGCATTTCAATACTGACTGCTGCCGAAACAATAATAAAAGCGTCTATAGGAATGCGATAGCGCACCTCGGCAAAAAATATTGCATAACCGATATTCAAGGTCAGAATCGGTACCAAAAGAAGTAGTAGCTTGTTGTTTCGTTCTTTATAAAGAATAATCAAGCCGATGAACCCGAACATCAGTAACGGCAAAAAGGAAATAAAGCTTATTATCTGCTGAAATCGACTCGGCGTAACTGAAACGGAACTAATTCTACTAATCACCGGCGACCAGAAGCGTAGAAATTCAATGAAAAAATGACGGGTAAAAAAGCGAATCGGTTCCTTCGCCAGAATTTTTGAAAGCGTCATCGGCTGCTCAAGACGCCTTAAATCGATTACTTTTATCGCCCTTTCCGGTCTTCCGCTTCTGATTTTCCATAAATAAGCCGCTTTATGAGGATGCAGCCAAATCATGTAACCGTTTGCCGCATGGGAAGGCGAGTCCAAACCAATCAAAAAAGCCAATCTTTGCATGTTTTGCGGCGAGATGTTTTGTGGATAATTCAAAGTCAGCCTAGTATATTTTTCCGGTCGCCGCATGACTGCCGCATAATTCCACCCTTTTGGAGTTTCAGTCAGTCTTATGCTGTCACCATTGATATTGATCTCAGGGGCAAATACCGCAAGGTCTGTAAGATTTGTTTGTGTAACCCCATCACTGAAAACCGGTGATGGAAAATGCAAAGTCGAACCGCCGTATAGGATTATTCCCCAATAGGAGCTGTCCGGCCATCGCCATTGCGGATCGACGACCTTCAAGGCGCCCAGCCGTTGACCGTCCAAAAAGTAGGTGAATACCGCGGCGCTCTCCGGAGATGCGATCTCGACCATAAAGCTTTTGCCGACAAAAACGGGCTTCTTCATGGCATCTTCGTAGCGTAATTGCAGGTCTAACTCTTCGAACACCCTTGTTTCCGCCAAACAGGCGCGGCCGGGGGAAAGAACGCCGAATGTCCGCCAATTGCGGATCGTCCAGGGAGCGAGGATGGCTAGAGAAATCAATGCACTTACTGCCAATGCGGCTACGGCACGCCGCCGATCCTTACGCCAAAAGTAAATCAACCATAGACCATATAAAACTAGAGCCGGTGCGATGACGGGAATGGTAGCAACGCCTAATGATAGGGTCGCGAAAGCCGCAGCAACCCAACCCAAAGATCGTTTTCTTGCATGTAAAATAAAGAAATAAACCGAAGCCGCCAGCAATACGGAAAAAAGCAGCGTACTATATAACAGGCCGGTGATATAAATGAAAAATGGATAGACGGCGGCGATGCCGGCTGCCCAAAGAGCCGCCTCCCGCTTTATTTCCTTGGTGATTTTATACACCAGCCAAACGAGCAGCAAAGACAAAATAGTCTGAAACAATCTCACGCTGAGATACTTTTGTCCCAAGACAGCGTAGGCGCTGGCCATGAACAGCGGATAGACGGGTTCGAGGCAATATTGGTCGAATCGATCATAATAATGCAGGCTCTTGCCGAAACCGTTTCCGGCCAACAGAGATTTTGCCGCACTGTCGTAATGGATTGTATCATAAAATTCGTACTTTTCTTCCAAAGAAAAAACATAAAGCAACCTGACTGCCGCAGCGGCAAAAAGAATCACTCTAAAATCGATCCCAGAATAAAAAGTGAGTTTACTCTTTAGTTTCACTTTAGATGCCCTGATGATTCCTTTTGTTCGGACGCCTTTTTCAGTCGTTCGATTTCCATTTCCAAAATTCCCAGCATTTGTGCTGCCTTGCGGGTCTGCTGGGAAAGCTGCGAAATCTTGATGGAGAAAATGATCAAGACGGCAAAAATAAAAACAAACGCATAAAGAGATACTGCCAGGGCACCGAAACGCACACCGCTGAAGCGGGTCAAAAACTTCATCAAAGAGGGTACGATCACGGCTGAAACAGCAAGCAAAGTGATGCCAATCCAGCCGAGGGCAAAGTTTGCCGTCAGCTTTTTCTTATAAAGGAGAAAAAGCAAAAAGACAATAAAAATTATCCCGATGCCGCCGACGATAAGCTTGGCACGCAGGGTAACGTCCAGAAATTGATTCATGGCGTTGCCTCCCCTTTTCGATGCAGGGTCCGCAGCAAAACCACCAAAATAATCAACAGATTTTTAAAGGGATAAAGGACCGCTTTCCAGGAGGAATGCATTGATGTCCCATATAATCTCTGATTCATACTTAGAGGGAGTTCTTTAACCTTGCAACCGGCCTTGATAAGCATGATGAGCGTCTCATACTCCGGATAATCTTGCGGGAAATTTTTTGCCAAATAGCGCAGCGCCCTTTTCCCGTATAGACGAAAACCGCTTGTAACGTCACGTATCTCGGTTCCGGTAACCAGCCGGATGATTTTCGAAAAAAGAGTGATACCGGCAAATCGCAGCAGACTTTTGCGATAGCCTCGATCTTCCAGAAAGCGCGAGCCGATCAGCAGATCAACAGGATGCTGCAAAAAATCAGACAGCAGAAGCAAAATGTCTTCGGGGTTATGCTGGCCGTCTGCGTCGATGGTCAGCAGTAAATCGCTGTCTGAGCGCATAGCATGCATGAATCCGGTATGAACGGCGGCACTGTATCCCAAATTGAACGGATGTGATATAACAGTCAAGCCGGCTGCAGCAGCAATTTCAGCCGTTTCATCACCGCTGCCGTCGTTCACGAGTACCATATCTGTCTGAAATCCGCTTTTTTGCACATCCTTCAGCACTGAAGTGAAACGCGGCAACAGCATTTTCAAGTTTTGCGCTTCGTTAAAAGCCGGGATGATGATGCTGAGTCGTTTTTTTTCTTGGCTCACCTTCGCTTTCCCCTCAGCTCATAAACAAAAATGTCGGGTTGAAAACGCGGATTACGACTGTCGAAACGTCCGATCAATTTGCCCGTCCGATCCAGCCAATCAAAAAACTGGACACGATCCCATGAGATCGTCGGATACTGCTTGAGAGTTTCTTTCCATGCAAAGATTTGGCGACTAAATCCGTCGGCCACGTAATAAAAAACCGCTTCTTTCTTTAATAGAACATTGATGGTGTCCGCCAAACCGGTTGTTTTTCGGGTGATTCCGATGGATTTTATGCGATAACCATTATCTTGCTCTTTCAAATCAGGCAAAGGCGGCGGGTAATCTTCGACAAGGATTAGAGACTTGAGCGGTATTTTTTCGAGAATCCATTCGCGCGCCTGGAGGCGCGGATCCGTGTGTCCCATCGCCTGCCAATATTTAATGCCGCGCGAGAGGTTGGATACAAACGCAAATATGAACACCGCCAGGGCCGCTGCTTTGGCCGTGCGGGCCTTTTGCTGAAAGAGAGCGTCCAAAGCGGTAGCCGTCGAGACCATCAACAAAGGAATGATCGGCAAAAGATGACGAATTGCCTTGACGGCCATAAGCTCGAAAAAGAGATAAAAAGTGAGGATCGACAAAAGCAACAAAATGTCCTGACGGCGATGGCGGATGATGAGAAAGATAAGTGAGGCGGCTGCAGCGACCGTAAGAGTCATGCCGAAGCTTTCGGGAAATGCATTCGGATAAAAGACGCCATAGCCGGGGGCATGCCGCCCGGTCCAGTAAGAAAAGAGTTCACCGCCGCTGCCGATTTTGCCGATTTTTTCGAAACGACCTCCGCCGATGATTCCGCCCCAGGTCTCGTGGAAATCCAGCCAGATTAGGGGACAAGCAGCCGCAAAAGCAATTATTCCGACGACGACAGCCAGAAGCAGATCAAGGCTCAACAATTTGCGCGGCAACTCACGCAGAGGAAATCGCATGAAATGCGCCGCCGGAAGCAGAACCGCCCAAACAGCCAGGCTGAACTTGGTCGCAACCGCAACGGCTAATGATGCAGCAGCGAGCAAGTAATCCCTGCGACGTCCGTCCTGTAATATTCGCACGCAAAAATGGATGAACAGCAAACCCCAAAACGCCGCCGCCGTATCGACCGTGCTGAAATGCGCGTGATTGACCAGCGCCATATTTACAGCGGCTAAAATTGCCGCCGCAAAGGCGGCAGTTTTAGAAAAAAGGCGTTTTGCAATAAGGTAAGTCAAGACGACCAGAGCAGTGCCCAACAACACCGACAATAGTCTGCCGACGAGGAAAAACTGAAACGGCTGGGCGAAATAAGCTGCCTTGGCAGCGGCGAGCGAATCGAATCTGCCGAAGAGAAGTCCGAAAAAAATATAAGCACCGACAGCTGCCGCGAGCATGTATGTGAAAAAGGGAGGATAAACTTCGATCGCAAAAAAAGCCTGTTTGTCCATAAATCGGCTGTCGAGCAGCCT
This window harbors:
- a CDS encoding DUF2304 domain-containing protein, giving the protein MNQFLDVTLRAKLIVGGIGIIFIVFLLFLLYKKKLTANFALGWIGITLLAVSAVIVPSLMKFLTRFSGVRFGALAVSLYAFVFIFAVLIIFSIKISQLSQQTRKAAQMLGILEMEIERLKKASEQKESSGHLK
- a CDS encoding glycosyltransferase family 39 protein, yielding MKKINAEVWGLVLILIIAAGFRLYHIDFGKPLALHPDEIKLIAQAGRLLDSRFMDKQAFFAIEVYPPFFTYMLAAAVGAYIFFGLLFGRFDSLAAAKAAYFAQPFQFFLVGRLLSVLLGTALVVLTYLIAKRLFSKTAAFAAAILAAVNMALVNHAHFSTVDTAAAFWGLLFIHFCVRILQDGRRRDYLLAAASLAVAVATKFSLAVWAVLLPAAHFMRFPLRELPRKLLSLDLLLAVVVGIIAFAAACPLIWLDFHETWGGIIGGGRFEKIGKIGSGGELFSYWTGRHAPGYGVFYPNAFPESFGMTLTVAAAASLIFLIIRHRRQDILLLLSILTFYLFFELMAVKAIRHLLPIIPLLMVSTATALDALFQQKARTAKAAALAVFIFAFVSNLSRGIKYWQAMGHTDPRLQAREWILEKIPLKSLILVEDYPPPLPDLKEQDNGYRIKSIGITRKTTGLADTINVLLKKEAVFYYVADGFSRQIFAWKETLKQYPTISWDRVQFFDWLDRTGKLIGRFDSRNPRFQPDIFVYELRGKRR
- a CDS encoding O-antigen ligase family protein, with amino-acid sequence MSAWLFALLGFFLSINQGVTAVLGVLSDGTARGADVLMPMDIPLYLLLLIKKDQTINMKIRWISLTVKISLVLYILLALTGELIAVEPAQFRFRLVHFIRSLLAGYVIMTRLSLSKEAYFLSNGLLAGLAFQSFIGFWQWQVGPIQLPFFEITKDWRVNGTIGVANAFGAYLITLLPLCLRFALFLKRAVKYLWTIVAVLALGSLFATYTRAAWLAFVLTMTFMALYELKQKKLTRRQKSFFIVSGIFFLIIMAWKYGDVISARMDDYQESLVGEKKHSRLGLARDALRIIRENPLIGVGLDNYRYNADEEIQGLRIVHNAYLLIAAEQGIPAALIFIIINIIALVQAFKLLRSNDWYVYNIGFAVLCGLLGILIYHFAAPDYRLLEVMLQHWRLIGMAIGLQVVEQKILRNKKYPQAAVGNRSSAFLPHSRFL
- a CDS encoding class I SAM-dependent methyltransferase; the encoded protein is MTQQKQIQRFYQEQASLVSSPFITQYNQVKTDLLRKVFHQLNIPHEQSGIILDVGCGRGLLSTIFENGTYIGLDLVIQKTVFEIKKENACFVQSDGHFLPIRSGSVDFILCLDSFEHYPDMPKAAKEFRRVLQDGGYLFLSIPNYSNTAGLLKRYFEESGQSEPNGWAPFDFWKRQELEQFITPKRIKEIFYAAGFRRCEFVGYSEEFLMGIFPWIWHPHMPMRLANAICRVFSPLQNLFTVLFPFLSLHTFWKMEL
- a CDS encoding glycosyltransferase family 2 protein, with translation MSQEKKRLSIIIPAFNEAQNLKMLLPRFTSVLKDVQKSGFQTDMVLVNDGSGDETAEIAAAAGLTVISHPFNLGYSAAVHTGFMHAMRSDSDLLLTIDADGQHNPEDILLLLSDFLQHPVDLLIGSRFLEDRGYRKSLLRFAGITLFSKIIRLVTGTEIRDVTSGFRLYGKRALRYLAKNFPQDYPEYETLIMLIKAGCKVKELPLSMNQRLYGTSMHSSWKAVLYPFKNLLIILVVLLRTLHRKGEATP
- a CDS encoding glycosyltransferase family 39 protein, yielding MKLKSKLTFYSGIDFRVILFAAAAVRLLYVFSLEEKYEFYDTIHYDSAAKSLLAGNGFGKSLHYYDRFDQYCLEPVYPLFMASAYAVLGQKYLSVRLFQTILSLLLVWLVYKITKEIKREAALWAAGIAAVYPFFIYITGLLYSTLLFSVLLAASVYFFILHARKRSLGWVAAAFATLSLGVATIPVIAPALVLYGLWLIYFWRKDRRRAVAALAVSALISLAILAPWTIRNWRTFGVLSPGRACLAETRVFEELDLQLRYEDAMKKPVFVGKSFMVEIASPESAAVFTYFLDGQRLGALKVVDPQWRWPDSSYWGIILYGGSTLHFPSPVFSDGVTQTNLTDLAVFAPEININGDSIRLTETPKGWNYAAVMRRPEKYTRLTLNYPQNISPQNMQRLAFLIGLDSPSHAANGYMIWLHPHKAAYLWKIRSGRPERAIKVIDLRRLEQPMTLSKILAKEPIRFFTRHFFIEFLRFWSPVISRISSVSVTPSRFQQIISFISFLPLLMFGFIGLIILYKERNNKLLLLLVPILTLNIGYAIFFAEVRYRIPIDAFIIVSAAVSIEMLFRRKPAIDGQS
- a CDS encoding flippase yields the protein MRQLYRNISFTGISQILYTAMAFLLVPFVARYLKSDGYGIYNLAGILGFFFNLFSDLGLSTFLTIEVSKNRNIAAKLFAAVLGTKIFLVLPAGLIVLSYLKLSNLEGTIVHAVLIFTFSAIFAGFSNAFFAVFRGFQKMEFETLATVIDKGISVALGIFLLVKGFGIHTFLLSFVAAEICKFILCLLLLHQKFFPISISLRYKQNKLFLARGLPFGLSVFLAVCYNYTAILLLSSLSSMSQVGLYSAGFKFLNLATILPTVLATAFLPQLAENIKDNQRSSLLFAEGLKFLLFFSIPMIPFVFHFSQFFITLIFGKDFTEAAVFLKILVWGAFAQMTNIYMVSLYSAAGKQKMIVYFQTAALAANLVMNFFLIRSFQALGASAATVITEWLIFLAALFYAFFYLLDYRLIYRQLAFYVLKIAVASCIMYGLGRLLYPHHLSALPAMAACALTFLVIVQITGAMGWKSLLFFIRKSNQKE